The Rhododendron vialii isolate Sample 1 chromosome 8a, ASM3025357v1 genome has a window encoding:
- the LOC131298571 gene encoding uncharacterized protein LOC131298571: MDIVGKLPVAPGGFKFLLTATDYFSKWIEAEPLVTIEEANIIRFVWRNIISRFGVPFAIITDNGRQFIGQKYRALLDEYGIKWDTSTLAYPQGNGQAEAANKAISYGLKRRLESRRGKWAKELAKVIPSDKTPTKPPRPLRSFGFLVTRFKDTRLPTKPLIPTRQKSLTARTRCVPNLWQKPYPFATLAYVPKQ, translated from the exons atggatatcgtcggTAAGCTCCCCGTTGCCCCAGGAGGATTTAAGTTCCTCCTGACCGCCACAGACTATTTCTCGAAATGGATCGAGGCCGAACCCTTGGTAACTATTGAAGAAGCAAACATCATTCGTTTCGTTTGGCGAAATATCATTTCACGCTTCGGTGTTCCTTTCGCCATTATTACAGACAACGGACGGCAGTTTATCGGACAGAAATACCGAGCCCTATTAGACGAGTACGGCATCAAATGGGATACATCCACTctggcttacccccagggcaacggacaggccgaggctgcaaaTAAAGCAATTTCATATGGacttaagcgacgactcgaATCACGCCGAGGCAAGTGGGCCAAAGAGCTAGCCaag gtgataccctcggacaaaacTCCCACAAAGCCGCCCCGGCCTCTTAGGTCGTTTGgttttctggtcactcgctttaaggatactcggcttcCTACCaagccccttataccgacccgCCAAAAGTCTCTCACtgctcggactcgctgcgtcccgaacctatggcagaagccatatcCCTTCGCGACTCTGGCCTACGTCCCAAAGCAGTAA
- the LOC131298572 gene encoding uncharacterized protein LOC131298572, with product MDGQEKDSGGQAGQSELNTQSQSDILQALARIIEFQTGAQASSSNQPRSTIHEQFMKLQPPTFSGGVEPLEAEEWLKRMESIFDVMSVSDDQKVTLAPFMLKDQARFLWEATKGLLTTPAIGELQPPVPKKVTWKEFIAAFNEQYFPLLYRYDMEHEFSSLRQGSMSVAEYDAKFIKLSRFAPDLIHTEDAKCRRFQFGLDPDIRAGVATHEAKRYSDLVHKSKISEKSVNEKKERQTQYRKGRFEAGSARQRFQGSQLSGV from the coding sequence ATGGATGGTCAGGAGAAAGATTCAGGGGGTCAAGCGGGTCAAAGTGAACTTAATACTCAAAGTCAATCAGATATCTTGCAGGCTCTTGCACGGATTATTGAGTTTCAAACTGGTGCACAAGCAAGCTCATCAAATCAGCCGCGTAGTACAATCCATGAACAGTTTATGAAACTTCAACCTCCAACATTCTCTGGTGGTGTGGAACCATTGGAAGCAGAGGAGTGGTTAAAGAGGATGGAGTCTATTTTTGATGTCATGAGTGTTTCTGATGATCAAAAAGTTACTCTTGCCCCTTTCATGTTaaaagatcaagctcgatttttGTGGGAAGCTACTAAAGGGTTGCTGACTACACCAGCAATTGGGGAACTACAGCCTCCAGTGCCGAAAAAAGTTACTTGGAAAGAATTTATCGCGGCCTTcaatgagcaatactttccTCTATTGTATCGATATGATATGGAGCATGAGTTTTCAAGTTTGAGGCAAGGAAGTATGTCTGTTGCTGAATATGATGCTAAGTTCATCAAATTATCTCGGTTTGCACCAGACTTAATCCATACAGAGGATGCTAAGTGTAGAAGatttcagtttggtttggatcCCGACATTCGAGCTGGAGTTGCTACTCATGAAGCAAAGAGATATTCTGACTTGGTACACAAATCAAAGATTTCAGAAAAGAGTGTtaatgagaagaaagaaaggcaaACACAATATAGGAAGGGTCGATTTGAGGCTGGATCAGCTAGACAAAGGTTTCAGGGATCTCAATTGAGCGGAGTTTAG